A genomic region of Thermodesulfobium narugense DSM 14796 contains the following coding sequences:
- the pstB gene encoding phosphate ABC transporter ATP-binding protein PstB produces the protein MIKMKLQDVHAFFGKNEVLKGINLDIYDKAVTAIIGPSGCGKTTLLRCLNRMHELDKNASVKGKILLDNEDIFKMDLYKVRRKVGMVFQRPNPFPFMSIQDNVLAGFLMSGKRLSKKQKEEICEKNLIRVALWEETKDRLKDLPTNLSGGQQQRLCIARALANDPEIILMDEPTSALDPISTAKIEELIVNLKNEIVIVIVTHNMQQAARISDFTSFMYLGSLIEYGVTEQIFKVPKEKLTEDYITGRFG, from the coding sequence ATGATAAAGATGAAATTGCAGGATGTTCACGCTTTTTTTGGGAAGAACGAAGTTTTGAAGGGCATTAACCTTGATATTTATGATAAGGCTGTTACAGCAATAATTGGTCCTTCTGGATGCGGGAAAACAACGCTTTTGAGGTGTTTGAATAGAATGCACGAACTCGATAAAAATGCATCTGTTAAGGGGAAAATACTTTTAGACAATGAGGACATTTTCAAGATGGATTTATATAAAGTGAGAAGAAAGGTTGGAATGGTTTTTCAAAGACCTAATCCCTTTCCCTTTATGTCCATACAGGATAATGTCCTAGCAGGATTTTTGATGAGCGGAAAAAGACTTTCAAAAAAACAAAAAGAAGAAATATGTGAAAAGAATTTAATTAGAGTTGCTTTGTGGGAAGAAACTAAAGATAGGTTAAAAGATCTTCCAACGAATCTTTCAGGCGGTCAACAACAAAGGCTTTGCATTGCAAGAGCCCTTGCAAACGATCCCGAAATTATCTTGATGGATGAGCCTACATCGGCACTTGACCCAATTTCTACTGCAAAAATAGAGGAATTGATAGTAAATCTGAAAAATGAGATAGTAATTGTCATAGTTACACACAACATGCAACAGGCAGCAAGAATTTCTGACTTTACTTCATTTATGTATCTTGGAAGTTTGATAGAATATGGTGTAACAGAACAGATATTTAAAGTTCCAAAAGAAAAGCTTACAGAGGACTATATAACTGGCAGATTTGGTTAA
- the pstA gene encoding phosphate ABC transporter permease PstA — protein MRFIVDKVFQVFTLGVAIFVSLILAFILFQLIKDGISSLSINFFTETARPVGSSSGGFKQAIVGSIIIDSIAMIIIVCLSILGGLYLHLYSGSFFAKVLKESMSLLQGTPTIVCGICVYYIVVKQMGHFSGLAGSVALALVGIPYMVLASEQIFNMTPTLLLEAAYSLGLSRTRVIFFVVLRFAKFPLLAISLLTLARIAGETAPLLFTAFGNSFLELNPTRPMAAIPLQIFIYAISPYDEWHRLAWAGALVLITFVTVLSIILGRYRRLGE, from the coding sequence TTGAGATTTATTGTTGATAAAGTTTTTCAAGTTTTTACGCTTGGGGTGGCAATTTTTGTATCTTTAATTTTAGCCTTTATACTTTTTCAACTTATAAAAGATGGGATTAGTTCGCTAAGCATTAATTTTTTTACTGAAACGGCAAGGCCTGTAGGTTCTAGTTCAGGAGGATTCAAACAAGCAATTGTAGGTTCTATAATTATTGATTCAATTGCAATGATAATAATTGTTTGTTTATCTATTTTGGGAGGTCTATATTTGCACCTTTATTCTGGAAGTTTTTTTGCCAAGGTTCTAAAAGAATCGATGTCTTTGCTTCAGGGGACTCCAACAATTGTTTGTGGTATCTGTGTTTATTATATAGTAGTAAAGCAAATGGGACACTTTTCTGGTCTTGCTGGTTCGGTAGCGCTTGCGTTAGTTGGAATTCCATATATGGTGCTTGCAAGTGAGCAGATTTTTAATATGACTCCTACCCTTTTGCTTGAGGCGGCTTATTCGCTTGGTCTTTCTAGAACAAGGGTTATTTTTTTCGTGGTACTTAGGTTTGCAAAATTTCCACTTCTTGCTATTTCACTTTTAACTCTTGCACGAATAGCCGGTGAAACAGCTCCGCTTCTTTTTACAGCTTTTGGAAATAGCTTTTTAGAGTTAAACCCTACAAGGCCAATGGCTGCAATACCGTTGCAAATATTTATATATGCAATCTCGCCATATGATGAATGGCACAGATTAGCCTGGGCTGGAGCCTTAGTTCTAATAACTTTTGTTACAGTTTTGAGTATAATTTTAGGTCGTTATAGAAGACTCGGAGAGTAG
- the pstC gene encoding phosphate ABC transporter permease subunit PstC, with protein MFKRAKFLFDSSSFRLENFSFFDLLLKFSALFLVLLPALIFIVLFINSLPAIEHLGFSVFTTNNWDPVNDKFGVIAPLLVTVMVGVISTVLGLMISTPIALFLSFYSRGKISSFFSTVIDALASIPSVVLGLWAIFYVAPHIDKVETIIKTFFGFIPFLNGDPSPFGLFTTILILTLMLVPIQTVLIKELIVLVPKSLIEAGFSLGITKFEIVKGLILPFIKEGIIAVIFLSLARGMEETMATAMLIGNRPFFPNSLFSPTATLTSIIANEFAEAFSRIYLSVLFELGLILFVLVFVTNVFAKLLLRFLYRRA; from the coding sequence GTGTTCAAAAGAGCTAAGTTTTTGTTTGATTCTAGTTCTTTTAGGCTTGAAAATTTTTCTTTTTTTGACTTATTGTTAAAGTTTTCTGCACTTTTTCTGGTACTATTGCCTGCTTTGATTTTTATAGTTTTGTTTATAAATTCTTTACCTGCAATAGAACATTTGGGTTTTAGTGTGTTTACTACGAATAACTGGGATCCTGTAAACGATAAATTTGGTGTGATAGCGCCTTTGCTTGTAACAGTTATGGTTGGCGTTATTAGCACAGTTTTGGGTTTGATGATTTCAACTCCAATTGCCCTCTTTCTTTCATTTTATTCAAGAGGAAAAATTTCTTCTTTTTTTTCTACAGTTATAGATGCGCTTGCGTCTATTCCATCAGTGGTTCTTGGCTTATGGGCTATTTTTTATGTGGCTCCACACATTGATAAAGTTGAGACTATAATAAAAACTTTCTTTGGTTTTATCCCATTTTTAAATGGAGATCCTTCTCCATTTGGTCTTTTTACTACTATTCTAATCTTGACCTTGATGCTTGTCCCGATTCAGACGGTTTTGATCAAGGAATTAATAGTTTTGGTTCCTAAAAGTCTAATTGAGGCTGGTTTTAGTCTTGGAATAACAAAGTTTGAGATTGTAAAGGGTTTGATTCTGCCATTTATCAAAGAGGGAATAATAGCTGTAATTTTTCTCTCTCTTGCAAGAGGCATGGAAGAGACAATGGCTACAGCAATGCTTATTGGAAATAGACCTTTTTTCCCAAATTCTCTCTTTTCTCCTACCGCAACGCTAACAAGTATTATTGCAAATGAATTTGCGGAGGCTTTTTCTAGAATATATCTATCTGTTTTATTTGAGCTTGGACTTATTTTGTTTGTTCTTGTGTTTGTTACTAATGTTTTTGCTAAGCTCTTACTAAGGTTTTTGTATAGGAGGGCATAG
- the dapB gene encoding 4-hydroxy-tetrahydrodipicolinate reductase: MKMISVVVSGIGGKMGRMVSETILKQPDMKLVGGVDPAVGGKTLSELFKIDDPTTVSSTIEDLLVKTQFDVLIDFTRGNVAPHTIEKTLEYRRNVVVGTTGIDGKELDRLGKMANELKVGFFLAPNFSLGAVLMMEFAKKAAKYLDHAEIIELHHNQKADAPSGTALRTAYLMSEGSKVFNKDTVQGEEKIKCALGGEVNGIRIHSVRLPGFVAHQEVLFGGVGEILTIRHDSLSRESFMPGVLLAIRKVKDLNGFVIGLENLL, from the coding sequence ATAAAGATGATTAGTGTAGTGGTATCGGGTATTGGTGGAAAGATGGGAAGAATGGTTTCTGAAACCATTTTAAAACAGCCAGACATGAAGTTGGTAGGTGGGGTTGACCCTGCTGTTGGCGGGAAAACTCTCAGCGAGTTATTTAAGATTGATGATCCTACTACTGTAAGTTCTACTATTGAAGACCTGTTGGTAAAAACTCAGTTTGACGTGTTGATAGATTTTACAAGGGGAAATGTAGCCCCGCATACTATTGAAAAGACTCTTGAATATAGGAGAAACGTGGTAGTAGGGACAACGGGAATTGATGGCAAAGAATTGGATCGCCTGGGCAAGATGGCAAATGAATTAAAAGTAGGATTTTTCCTGGCCCCTAATTTTTCTTTAGGTGCTGTTTTGATGATGGAGTTTGCTAAAAAGGCAGCTAAGTATCTGGATCATGCTGAAATAATAGAGCTTCATCACAATCAAAAAGCTGATGCCCCTTCTGGGACTGCTTTAAGAACAGCGTATTTGATGTCAGAGGGTTCAAAAGTTTTTAATAAAGATACTGTTCAAGGCGAAGAGAAGATAAAGTGTGCCCTCGGTGGAGAGGTAAACGGTATTAGAATCCATTCTGTAAGACTACCTGGTTTTGTAGCACATCAAGAAGTTCTTTTTGGAGGCGTGGGTGAAATTTTGACAATTAGGCATGATTCTTTGTCAAGAGAATCATTTATGCCGGGCGTGCTACTTGCAATTAGAAAAGTAAAGGACCTAAACGGTTTTGTAATAGGTCTAGAAAACTTGTTATAA
- a CDS encoding lipoyl domain-containing protein has product MQILMPEVNKDSIRNRLVKWLKKENDLVKVGDEIALIENQRVTSVIKSPYSGRLINMLQENSFINVGQPVAEVVDVLSNESPSLGINKDLETRVEKVKIEHKEEPEELVKVHRGNFLKLKIRVNVLRSTNFIRRNSITLSSYLFFCVLKSYIKYPFFGQDYSINFLELTDKGLESSFSYSDKLLKKVQIEGLRSIEEFKTEKDEVVDFSANEGLYIILCKGIELDEVELNLSSNTSVLLISAYNKAEFENEEPEDELSIFFECIFQKNLSFVLNFMKQLRDFLINPENLVI; this is encoded by the coding sequence ATGCAAATTTTGATGCCTGAAGTAAACAAGGATAGTATAAGAAATAGATTGGTAAAATGGTTAAAAAAAGAAAACGATCTGGTAAAAGTTGGCGATGAGATAGCTTTGATTGAAAATCAAAGGGTGACAAGCGTTATAAAGTCTCCCTATTCTGGAAGGCTAATTAATATGCTTCAAGAAAATAGTTTTATAAATGTAGGTCAACCAGTTGCTGAGGTTGTAGATGTCTTATCTAATGAGAGCCCTTCTCTAGGTATAAATAAGGATTTGGAAACTCGAGTAGAAAAAGTAAAAATAGAACACAAAGAGGAACCTGAAGAACTTGTAAAAGTACATAGGGGAAATTTTTTGAAGCTAAAGATTAGGGTTAACGTTTTAAGAAGCACTAATTTTATTAGAAGAAATTCTATTACTCTTTCGAGTTATTTATTCTTCTGTGTTTTAAAATCATATATTAAATATCCCTTTTTTGGGCAAGATTATTCTATTAACTTTTTGGAGTTAACTGATAAAGGTTTAGAGAGTAGTTTTTCTTATTCAGATAAGTTACTTAAGAAAGTTCAGATTGAGGGGTTAAGATCTATAGAGGAATTTAAAACAGAAAAAGATGAAGTTGTAGATTTTTCAGCAAATGAAGGGTTGTATATAATCCTTTGTAAGGGTATTGAGTTGGATGAGGTAGAGTTAAATTTGAGCAGTAATACATCTGTGCTTTTAATTTCTGCTTATAATAAAGCAGAATTTGAAAATGAAGAGCCTGAGGATGAGCTAAGCATATTTTTTGAATGTATTTTTCAAAAAAACTTATCCTTTGTTTTGAATTTTATGAAACAATTAAGGGATTTTTTAATTAATCCTGAGAATTTAGTCATCTAA
- a CDS encoding deoxyguanosinetriphosphate triphosphohydrolase: MVYRTTQEEREKRYLSKLAALSSKTLGRQTPEPECEYRNPFQRDRDRIIHSKAFRRLKHKTQVFISPEGDHFRTRLTHVLEVSQISRTCARILGLNEDLVEAISLGHDLGHTPFGHIGEDVLNRLLPPFRHEEQSLRVVDILEKREGKGFGLNLTQETRDGILRHSINDKIKPITQEGLLVRYCDKISYICHDLDDAIRAGLLKYDDLPSFVKEIGKTHSERVDTLIRLIISGFDEEEGFKDDAKFIGVIKSLRDFMMQSVYSAEILRREEEKVTRMFNFIIEYLKSNIDKILNLPEVYGWYNSDSEKSNIAIKDYISGMTDSYIVLYFEKNFLPSSWPLKLDF, translated from the coding sequence CTGGTTTATAGAACTACTCAGGAAGAAAGAGAAAAAAGATATCTTTCAAAATTGGCGGCTCTTAGTTCAAAGACTTTGGGTCGCCAGACTCCTGAGCCTGAATGTGAATACAGAAATCCATTTCAAAGAGATAGGGACAGAATTATTCATTCAAAGGCATTTAGACGCTTGAAACATAAAACTCAAGTTTTTATTTCTCCTGAAGGAGATCATTTTAGAACGAGACTTACTCATGTTCTTGAGGTTTCTCAGATTTCTAGAACGTGTGCAAGAATTTTAGGTTTAAATGAAGATCTTGTAGAGGCAATAAGTCTTGGTCACGATCTGGGGCATACTCCATTTGGTCATATAGGCGAGGATGTATTGAATAGGCTGTTGCCTCCATTTAGACACGAGGAACAAAGTTTAAGAGTTGTTGACATTTTAGAAAAAAGAGAAGGGAAAGGGTTTGGGTTAAACCTTACTCAAGAGACAAGAGACGGTATTCTAAGGCATAGTATAAACGATAAAATTAAACCTATTACTCAAGAGGGCTTGTTGGTGAGATATTGTGACAAAATTTCTTATATATGTCATGACCTCGATGATGCAATAAGAGCAGGTTTATTGAAATACGATGATTTGCCCTCCTTTGTTAAAGAAATTGGCAAGACTCATAGTGAGAGGGTAGATACTCTTATTAGGCTTATTATTAGTGGATTTGACGAAGAAGAAGGATTTAAAGATGATGCAAAATTTATTGGTGTAATTAAGAGTTTAAGGGATTTTATGATGCAAAGCGTATATTCAGCAGAAATTCTAAGAAGAGAAGAAGAAAAGGTTACTAGAATGTTTAACTTTATAATAGAGTATTTGAAGTCAAATATTGACAAAATTTTGAATTTGCCTGAGGTGTATGGGTGGTATAATTCTGATTCAGAAAAATCAAATATTGCTATAAAGGATTATATTTCAGGCATGACTGATTCTTATATAGTCTTATATTTTGAAAAAAACTTTTTACCTTCAAGCTGGCCACTTAAGTTGGATTTCTAG
- the ppdK gene encoding pyruvate, phosphate dikinase: MGKWVYLFEEGNASMRDLLGGKGAGLAEMTNIGLPVPPGFTITTEVCNLYMEKGEKIIEELWPMVLENIKIVEEKTGKKFAAKSGLPLLFSVRSGAKFSMPGMMDTVLNIGLNDETVELFSKESSNPRLAYDSYRRLVQMFGDIVLDMGLQPFENELENMKAKKGIKYDVELSAEDLKELIKRYFDIYKRFNKEFPQDPFVQLKMAIEAVFKSWNAPRAITYRKINNIPNDLGTAVNVVTMVFGNMGNDSATGVAFTRDPKKGDKGVFGEYLVNAQGEDVVAGIRTPKPIIELKKEMPSVYDELLKFCKVLEEHYKDMQDIEFTIEKGKLYMLQVRTGKRTPGAAVKLAMDFLNEGLINEEEAILRVEPSQVDFLLHPRIDVSSKLQSIAKGLGASPGAATGKVVFDADLAAKMSDEDVILVRPETVPDDIHGLAAAKGVLTARGGMTSHAAVVARGMGKPAVVGAESIKIDLKERLFTVNGETVKEFDVITIDGTSGNIFKGVAPLIMPELSEDLKNLLSLSDKLAKIQVRANADTPEDAKRSYEFGAKGIGLCRTEHMFMAQDRLPAMQEMIVAETIEERKAALEKLLPMQREDFYGIFKEMKGYPVIIRLLDPPLHEFLPKREILKEEIAQHEKNGEKDLVEKKKRLLRRAEALKESNPMMGFRGCRLGLVYPEINEMQVRAILEAAAMVIKEGDKVFPEIMVPLVGHINEIRLVREKLEEVAKEVISEQGIQIPYLFGTMIELPRAALKADEIAKYARFFSFGTNDLTQMTFGFSRDDAESKFLPVYLERGILPVNPFQTLDRDGVGELMRIAVERGRKANKELEIGICGEHGGDPESIAFCYEIGLDYVSCSPFRVPVARLAAARATILAKRQYEADK, translated from the coding sequence ATGGGGAAATGGGTATATTTATTTGAAGAAGGCAACGCTTCCATGAGAGACTTGCTGGGTGGTAAGGGTGCTGGACTTGCAGAGATGACAAACATCGGTTTGCCTGTGCCCCCCGGATTTACTATTACAACTGAAGTTTGTAATCTCTATATGGAAAAAGGGGAAAAAATCATCGAAGAGCTTTGGCCGATGGTTTTGGAAAATATCAAGATTGTTGAAGAAAAAACTGGGAAAAAGTTTGCTGCAAAGTCTGGGTTGCCCCTTCTTTTTTCGGTTAGGTCTGGTGCAAAGTTCTCAATGCCGGGAATGATGGATACTGTTTTAAACATAGGATTAAACGATGAAACAGTAGAATTGTTTAGTAAGGAATCTTCTAATCCAAGACTTGCTTATGATTCTTATAGAAGACTTGTTCAGATGTTTGGTGATATTGTTCTTGATATGGGTTTGCAGCCGTTTGAAAATGAACTTGAGAATATGAAAGCCAAAAAAGGCATTAAATATGATGTGGAATTAAGTGCTGAAGACCTTAAGGAACTTATAAAAAGATACTTCGATATATACAAGAGGTTTAATAAAGAATTTCCACAGGATCCATTTGTTCAATTGAAAATGGCTATAGAGGCTGTTTTTAAATCATGGAATGCTCCTCGTGCAATTACTTACAGAAAAATTAACAATATTCCAAATGATCTTGGTACAGCTGTAAACGTTGTTACTATGGTCTTTGGAAATATGGGTAATGATAGCGCTACCGGTGTGGCATTTACAAGAGATCCAAAGAAAGGCGACAAGGGTGTATTTGGTGAGTATTTAGTAAACGCCCAGGGTGAAGACGTGGTTGCTGGCATAAGAACGCCAAAGCCAATAATTGAGTTAAAAAAGGAAATGCCAAGCGTTTATGATGAACTTCTAAAGTTTTGTAAGGTCCTTGAAGAACACTATAAAGATATGCAGGATATAGAGTTTACCATAGAAAAAGGCAAACTTTATATGCTTCAAGTTAGAACTGGCAAAAGAACACCTGGTGCAGCCGTAAAACTAGCTATGGATTTTTTGAATGAAGGGTTAATTAACGAAGAAGAAGCAATTCTAAGAGTTGAACCTTCACAGGTGGACTTTTTACTTCATCCAAGAATTGATGTTTCCTCAAAGCTTCAGAGCATAGCAAAGGGCTTAGGAGCATCTCCGGGTGCTGCTACTGGTAAAGTGGTCTTTGATGCTGATCTTGCCGCTAAGATGAGCGATGAAGACGTAATTTTAGTTAGACCAGAAACTGTACCAGATGACATTCATGGTCTGGCTGCTGCAAAGGGTGTTCTTACCGCAAGAGGTGGCATGACAAGCCATGCTGCTGTGGTAGCTAGAGGAATGGGAAAGCCTGCTGTAGTAGGCGCTGAATCGATAAAAATAGATCTAAAAGAAAGGCTCTTTACTGTAAATGGCGAAACTGTAAAGGAATTTGACGTTATAACTATAGATGGAACTTCTGGAAATATTTTTAAAGGTGTTGCTCCACTTATTATGCCTGAACTTAGTGAAGATCTTAAGAATTTGTTGTCTTTGTCTGATAAATTAGCAAAGATTCAAGTTAGGGCTAATGCTGATACTCCAGAGGACGCGAAAAGAAGTTATGAATTTGGGGCAAAGGGTATAGGCCTTTGTAGGACTGAACATATGTTTATGGCACAGGATAGGCTTCCTGCTATGCAGGAGATGATAGTAGCCGAAACTATAGAAGAAAGAAAGGCTGCACTTGAAAAATTGCTTCCTATGCAAAGAGAAGATTTTTATGGGATATTTAAAGAAATGAAAGGATATCCTGTAATAATCAGACTTCTTGACCCGCCTTTGCACGAATTTTTGCCAAAAAGAGAGATCTTGAAAGAAGAGATAGCCCAGCATGAGAAAAATGGAGAAAAAGACCTTGTAGAGAAAAAGAAAAGACTTCTTAGAAGAGCAGAGGCTCTAAAGGAATCTAATCCAATGATGGGCTTTAGAGGGTGTAGGTTGGGTCTTGTTTATCCTGAAATAAATGAGATGCAGGTTAGGGCTATCCTGGAAGCAGCAGCAATGGTAATCAAAGAGGGCGATAAAGTCTTTCCAGAAATAATGGTGCCACTTGTGGGCCATATAAATGAAATAAGACTTGTCAGGGAAAAGCTTGAAGAAGTTGCAAAAGAAGTTATTTCAGAGCAGGGCATTCAGATACCATATCTATTTGGGACAATGATAGAACTTCCAAGGGCGGCGCTAAAAGCTGATGAAATAGCAAAATATGCTAGATTTTTCTCTTTTGGTACAAATGACCTTACTCAGATGACCTTTGGCTTTAGCCGAGATGATGCAGAAAGCAAGTTTTTACCGGTGTATTTAGAGAGAGGAATACTGCCTGTAAACCCATTTCAAACTCTTGATAGAGACGGAGTGGGCGAGTTGATGAGGATTGCTGTCGAAAGGGGAAGAAAGGCAAACAAGGAACTTGAAATTGGCATATGTGGTGAACATGGTGGAGACCCTGAGTCAATAGCTTTTTGCTATGAAATAGGCCTTGATTATGTTAGCTGTTCTCCTTTTAGGGTCCCGGTTGCTAGGCTTGCTGCTGCAAGGGCAACTATTCTTGCAAAAAGGCAGTATGAAGCCGATAAATAA
- a CDS encoding pyruvate, water dikinase regulatory protein, whose product MNILILSDSTGHTAQAVAVAATSLFPDNAVDFRIKRIPYVTDDKKLIEILENINPEDTLILYTIVTSQLRSLLKDEVEKRSIKAVDVLGQTIDAIKTFTRQSPIEKPGILHKLDTMYFSRVEAIEFAVRCDDGRANVGDLLKADLILIGVSRTSKTPLSMYMAHQGYKVANIPLVLGIEPPSILFELPKEKIIGLTIEPNALAAIRAKRLEKMGITGMKAYMDIRFVEEELAFAKNIMKRIGCKIVDATNKAVEETATEILNILSNNRIS is encoded by the coding sequence ATGAATATTCTAATATTATCTGATTCAACTGGTCACACTGCGCAGGCTGTAGCTGTGGCTGCAACAAGCCTTTTTCCTGATAATGCTGTGGATTTTCGAATTAAAAGAATTCCTTATGTAACTGATGATAAAAAACTTATTGAAATTCTAGAAAACATTAACCCAGAAGACACATTGATACTCTACACGATTGTTACCAGTCAACTAAGATCACTTTTGAAGGATGAAGTAGAAAAAAGATCTATAAAGGCTGTAGACGTTTTAGGTCAAACAATTGATGCAATAAAAACGTTTACAAGACAAAGCCCAATTGAAAAACCAGGAATTTTACACAAACTCGATACTATGTACTTTAGCCGAGTAGAGGCAATAGAGTTTGCTGTGAGATGTGATGATGGAAGGGCAAATGTAGGCGATTTGTTAAAAGCTGATTTAATATTAATTGGCGTATCTCGAACTTCTAAAACTCCACTTTCAATGTATATGGCACATCAAGGATACAAGGTTGCCAATATTCCTTTGGTATTAGGGATAGAACCGCCTAGTATTTTGTTTGAGTTGCCAAAGGAAAAAATAATTGGTTTGACTATTGAGCCAAATGCTCTTGCAGCAATAAGGGCAAAGAGATTGGAAAAAATGGGCATTACTGGTATGAAAGCATACATGGACATACGATTTGTAGAAGAAGAGCTTGCTTTTGCTAAAAATATTATGAAAAGGATTGGTTGCAAAATTGTGGATGCTACAAATAAGGCGGTAGAAGAAACTGCCACAGAGATACTTAATATTTTAAGCAACAATAGGATCTCTTAG